One stretch of Streptomyces sp. R21 DNA includes these proteins:
- a CDS encoding MBL fold metallo-hydrolase has translation MSDPIIMVVKKTGDVRIHTFVASFADNNIANATHIIETRNQLVLVDGQFLAPYARAFRDYADSLGKPIERLYLSHRHPDHWFGLGTAFTDITIYALSETMTFIHDHGEDSRSDHWKLGDLAPEEIVVPKQVAGPGEETIDGVRYVFDRVTDTEIDFTLAIRLPEVGVYFAQDLVYSGTHLYLTKHMDHWARVLQEMLASDYELFMPGHGLPADKNEVARNVEYLSAARQAIGNGLTGDAFKEFMLQRYPERKCPGIFDIYMPRLFGGASDY, from the coding sequence GTGTCAGATCCCATCATCATGGTCGTGAAGAAGACGGGTGACGTCCGTATTCACACCTTCGTGGCGTCCTTCGCGGACAACAACATTGCGAACGCCACGCATATCATCGAAACCAGGAATCAGCTGGTTCTCGTCGACGGACAGTTCCTCGCCCCATATGCGAGGGCATTCAGGGATTACGCGGACAGCCTGGGCAAGCCGATCGAAAGGCTGTACCTCTCTCACCGGCACCCTGACCACTGGTTCGGTCTGGGGACTGCGTTCACCGACATAACGATCTACGCGTTGTCCGAGACCATGACCTTCATCCACGATCATGGGGAAGACTCGAGAAGCGACCACTGGAAACTCGGTGACCTCGCCCCGGAAGAAATAGTCGTTCCCAAACAAGTGGCCGGTCCCGGTGAAGAGACCATCGACGGGGTCAGGTATGTCTTCGACCGTGTGACAGATACCGAAATCGATTTCACCCTCGCCATCAGGCTCCCTGAGGTGGGCGTGTATTTCGCTCAGGACCTGGTCTACAGCGGTACACATCTGTACCTGACGAAACACATGGACCACTGGGCTCGGGTGCTGCAAGAAATGTTGGCATCGGACTACGAGTTGTTCATGCCGGGCCACGGCCTGCCGGCGGACAAGAACGAAGTCGCTCGCAACGTCGAGTACCTTTCTGCCGCTCGGCAGGCAATCGGTAACGGGCTGACAGGCGACGCCTTCAAGGAGTTCATGCTCCAGCGGTATCCGGAACGGAAGTGCCCGGGG